One stretch of Solea senegalensis isolate Sse05_10M unplaced genomic scaffold, IFAPA_SoseM_1 scf7180000014534, whole genome shotgun sequence DNA includes these proteins:
- the tbc1d30 gene encoding TBC1 domain family member 30 isoform X5, giving the protein MRQERLSAGRRPRSGLRQRQQAAGGVGNIISNVLKKRNGISRSAPRLLCTLEPGVDTRLKFTIEPSLGKNGFQQWYDALKAVARLHTGIPKEWRKRVWLTLADQYLHTISIDWEKTLRFAFNERSNPDDDSLGVQIVKDLHRTGCSSYCGQEGEQDRVVLKRVLLAFARWNKSVGYCQGFNVLAALILEVTEGDESDALKVMIYLIDKVLPESYFANNLRALSVDMAVFRDLLRLKLPRLSQHLHHLQKAANREAGGSYEPPLTNVFTMQWFLTMFATCLPSSTVLKIWDSVFFEGSEILFRVALAIWERLGERIEYCPTADDFYSTMGCLTQEMLEKNLVDPGELMQEVYSMAVFPFPQLSELREKYTYNITPFPTSVKPNGSSGVGSWESDDDDADMDDEDSVVTALGCLGPLGGLLAPELQRYHRHLRDQRTEQGNFTQLSPGAVGGAGGGARAEHQAAINSMMMERMSTDIYALKKQYTRIKRRQQQQAMQLYIRTGLGHEVPMSPGLLQEQMDKPRNSSDRYSDEKCPATRVLASQLNPSSAVINHLLLGRKPRSRPTSTSHSSPCRQHWGSLPSHGSRPPGNGSGESGSPWRAHVRVHRRNVARARAQLGFEDSEEREDEGEEENKRNDDDDLKKDESDVTVSPSSDPSVTGSVCEEAPQVSDETNTAQVSQVVVKLENESKPETQPSVPEPPAPSVPEPPAPSPADVPAAPSAAEVPAAPPAADVPAAPPAADVPAAPPAADVPAAPPAADVSAGEDAVDLPAGEDGYGPSVPPPSSNRHKESDSSASERNTTSSPPSLHFSAACIPSSSSSSSSILSSSLSPVPTSLPSGSVSPTPDPTSFLPLSLPASSTFYKTSCPSTPSLCSISSSSKSLISSSPSTPVLSSTSSTPKQQQLFSPFPSVKQPRKSPAARNLGLYGPTSRTPTVHFPQLSRSRAAGTTGRR; this is encoded by the exons ATGCGGCAGGAGCGGCTCTCCGCCGGCAGGAGGCCGAGGTCGGGCCTCCGTCAGCGGCAGCAAGCAGCGGGAGGAGTCGGTAACATCATCAGTAACGTGCTGAAGAAACGGAACGGGATTTCCAGGAGCGCGCCGCGGCTGCTGTGCACGTTAGAACCAG gtgttGACACCAGGTTGAAGTTTACCATCGAACCGTCGCTGGGAAAGAACGGATTCCAGCAG TGGTACGATGCCCTGAAAGCTGTGGCCAGACTTCATACTGGGATTCCAAAGGAATGGAGGAAGAGG GTTTGGCTCACACTCGCTGACCAGTATCTTCACACCATCTCCATCGACTGGGAAAAGACACTTCGCTTTGCCTTTAATGAGCGCAGCAACCCGGACGACGACTCCCTCGGCGTCCAAATCGTCAAG GACCTGCACAGGACTGGATGCAGTTCTTACTGTGGCCAGGAGGGGGAGCAGGACCGAGTGGTGCTGAAGAGGGTGTTGTTGGCGTTTGCTCGCTGGAATAAAAGTGTGGGTTATTGTCAAGGTTTTAACGTCCTGGCTGCATTAATACTGGAGGTGACGGAGGGAGACGAGAGTGACGCACTGAAG gtgaTGATTTACCTGATTGACAAAGTTCTGCCAGAAAGTTATTTTGCCAACAACCTACGAGCTTTatcag tgGACATGGCCGTGTTTCGGGACCTGCTGCGTCTCAAACTTCCCAGACTTTCCCAGCATCTCCATCACCttcaaaaagcagcaaacagaGAAGCTGGAG gcaGTTACGAGCCTCCTCTCACTAACGTGTTCACCATGCAGTGGTTCCTCACCATGTTCGCCACCTGCCTGCCTTCGTCCACAGTTCTCAAGATCTGGGACTCAGTCTTCTTTGAAGGTTCTGAGATTCTGTTTCGCGTCGCTCTCGCTATCTGGGAGCGACTGGGAGA GAGGATCGAGTACTGTCCCACAGCAGATGACTTCTACAGTACCATGGGTTGTTTGACTCAGGAAATGTTAGAGAAGAACCTCGTTGATCCAGGTGAACTCATGCAG GAAGTGTATTCCATGGCGGTGTTTCCTTTCCCTCAGTTGTCTGAGCTCAGAGAGAAATACACATACAACATCACTCCATTCCCCACATCTGTCAAACCCAATGGAAG CAGTGGTGTGGGCAGCTGggaaagtgatgatgatgatgctgacaTGGATGATGAAGACTCTGTGGTCACTGCTCTCGGGTGTTTGGGGCCACTGGGAGGTTTACTGGCCCCAGAGCTGCAGAGATACCACAGACACCTGcgag accAGAGAACAGAGCAGGGAAACTTCACACAGCTGAGCCCGGGCGCAGTGGGAGGAGCAGGGGGAGGGGCCAGGGCGGAACATCAAGCTGCCATCAACAGTATGATGATGGAGAGGATGAGCACCGACATCTATGCCTTAAAGAAACAGTACACTCGTATCAAGAGACGACAGCAGCAACAGGCCATGCAACTGTACATACGCACAG GACTTGGACATGAAGTTCCCATGAGTCCAGGACTTCTTCAGGAGCAGATGGACAAACCCAGGAACAGTTCTGACCGATACTCTGATG AAAAATGTCCTGCAACTCGTGTCCTCGCCTCTCAGCTGAACCCGTCCAGCGCCGTCATCAACCACCTGCTGCTGGGTCGTAAACCACGCAGCAGACCCACATCCACCAGTCACAGCTCCCCCTGCAGGCAGCACTGGGGATCACTGCCCTCCCACGGCAGCAGACCTCCAGGAAACGGCAGCGGCGAGTCTGGGTCACCGTGGCGAGCTCATGTCCGGGTCCATCGCAGGAACGTGGCCCGGGCTCGAGCTCAGCTGGGATTTGAAGAttcagaggaaagagaggatgaaggtgaagaggaaaacaagaggaacgatgatgatgatctgaAGAAAGACGAGAGTGATGTCACCGTTTCTCCTTCTTCTGATCCTTCTGTTACTGGTTCAGTTTGTGAAGAAGCTCCTCAAGTTTctgatgaaacaaacacagcacaagtttcacaggttgtggtgaaattAGAGAACGAGTCGAAGCCAGAAACACAACCTTCAGTCCCTGAACCTCCAGCTCCTTCAGTCCCTGAACCTCCAGCTCCTTCACCTGCCGATGTTcctgcagctccttcagctGCCGAGgttcctgcagctcctccagctgccgatgttcctgcagctcctccagctgccgatgttcctgcagctcctccagctgccgatgttcctgcagctcctccagctgccgATGTTTCAGCAGGTGAAGATGCTGTAGATCTTCCTGCAGGTGAAGATGGATATGGTCCTTcagttcctcctccttcttcaaaCAGGCACAAAGAGTCAGACTCCTCAGCTTCCGAGAGAAACACCACCTCTTCACCTCCATCACTCCACTTCTCCGCCGCCTGcatcccttcttcttcttcctcctcctcctccatcctgagttcatctctctctcctgtcccCACATCACTTCCTTCTGGCTCCGTCTCTCCAACACCAGACCCtacctccttcctccctctctcgcttCCTGCTTCCTCCACCTTTTATAAAACCTCCTGTCCCtccactccctctctctgctccatctCCTCATCCTCTAAatctctcatctcctcctccccgTCCACGCCGGTGttaagctccacctcctccactcccaaacagcagcagctcttctcTCCGTTCCCAAGCGTGAAACAGCCCAGGAAGTCGCCGGCAGCGAGGAACCTCGGTCTTTACGGACCCACGTCCAGAACTCCCACCGTCCACTTCCCTCAGCTGAGCCGCAGCAGAGCGGCCGGAACCACGGGCAGGAGATGA
- the tbc1d30 gene encoding TBC1 domain family member 30 isoform X6 produces MRQERLSAGRRPRSGLRQRQQAAGGVGNIISNVLKKRNGISRSAPRLLCTLEPGVDTRLKFTIEPSLGKNGFQQWYDALKAVARLHTGIPKEWRKRVWLTLADQYLHTISIDWEKTLRFAFNERSNPDDDSLGVQIVKDLHRTGCSSYCGQEGEQDRVVLKRVLLAFARWNKSVGYCQGFNVLAALILEVTEGDESDALKVMIYLIDKVLPESYFANNLRALSVDMAVFRDLLRLKLPRLSQHLHHLQKAANREAGGSYEPPLTNVFTMQWFLTMFATCLPSSTVLKIWDSVFFEGSEILFRVALAIWERLGERIEYCPTADDFYSTMGCLTQEMLEKNLVDPGELMQEVYSMAVFPFPQLSELREKYTYNITPFPTSVKPNGSSGVGSWESDDDDADMDDEDSVVTALGCLGPLGGLLAPELQRYHRHLRDQRTEQGNFTQLSPGAVGGAGGGARAEHQAAINSMMMERMSTDIYALKKQYTRIKRRQQQQAMQLYIRTEKCPATRVLASQLNPSSAVINHLLLGRKPRSRPTSTSHSSPCRQHWGSLPSHGSRPPGNGSGESGSPWRAHVRVHRRNVARARAQLGFEDSEEREDEGEEENKRNDDDDLKKDESDVTVSPSSDPSVTGSVCEEAPQVSDETNTAQVSQVVVKLENESKPETQPSVPEPPAPSVPEPPAPSPADVPAAPSAAEVPAAPPAADVPAAPPAADVPAAPPAADVPAAPPAADVSAGEDAVDLPAGEDGYGPSVPPPSSNRHKESDSSASERNTTSSPPSLHFSAACIPSSSSSSSSILSSSLSPVPTSLPSGSVSPTPDPTSFLPLSLPASSTFYKTSCPSTPSLCSISSSSKSLISSSPSTPVLSSTSSTPKQQQLFSPFPSVKQPRKSPAARNLGLYGPTSRTPTVHFPQLSRSRAAGTTGRR; encoded by the exons ATGCGGCAGGAGCGGCTCTCCGCCGGCAGGAGGCCGAGGTCGGGCCTCCGTCAGCGGCAGCAAGCAGCGGGAGGAGTCGGTAACATCATCAGTAACGTGCTGAAGAAACGGAACGGGATTTCCAGGAGCGCGCCGCGGCTGCTGTGCACGTTAGAACCAG gtgttGACACCAGGTTGAAGTTTACCATCGAACCGTCGCTGGGAAAGAACGGATTCCAGCAG TGGTACGATGCCCTGAAAGCTGTGGCCAGACTTCATACTGGGATTCCAAAGGAATGGAGGAAGAGG GTTTGGCTCACACTCGCTGACCAGTATCTTCACACCATCTCCATCGACTGGGAAAAGACACTTCGCTTTGCCTTTAATGAGCGCAGCAACCCGGACGACGACTCCCTCGGCGTCCAAATCGTCAAG GACCTGCACAGGACTGGATGCAGTTCTTACTGTGGCCAGGAGGGGGAGCAGGACCGAGTGGTGCTGAAGAGGGTGTTGTTGGCGTTTGCTCGCTGGAATAAAAGTGTGGGTTATTGTCAAGGTTTTAACGTCCTGGCTGCATTAATACTGGAGGTGACGGAGGGAGACGAGAGTGACGCACTGAAG gtgaTGATTTACCTGATTGACAAAGTTCTGCCAGAAAGTTATTTTGCCAACAACCTACGAGCTTTatcag tgGACATGGCCGTGTTTCGGGACCTGCTGCGTCTCAAACTTCCCAGACTTTCCCAGCATCTCCATCACCttcaaaaagcagcaaacagaGAAGCTGGAG gcaGTTACGAGCCTCCTCTCACTAACGTGTTCACCATGCAGTGGTTCCTCACCATGTTCGCCACCTGCCTGCCTTCGTCCACAGTTCTCAAGATCTGGGACTCAGTCTTCTTTGAAGGTTCTGAGATTCTGTTTCGCGTCGCTCTCGCTATCTGGGAGCGACTGGGAGA GAGGATCGAGTACTGTCCCACAGCAGATGACTTCTACAGTACCATGGGTTGTTTGACTCAGGAAATGTTAGAGAAGAACCTCGTTGATCCAGGTGAACTCATGCAG GAAGTGTATTCCATGGCGGTGTTTCCTTTCCCTCAGTTGTCTGAGCTCAGAGAGAAATACACATACAACATCACTCCATTCCCCACATCTGTCAAACCCAATGGAAG CAGTGGTGTGGGCAGCTGggaaagtgatgatgatgatgctgacaTGGATGATGAAGACTCTGTGGTCACTGCTCTCGGGTGTTTGGGGCCACTGGGAGGTTTACTGGCCCCAGAGCTGCAGAGATACCACAGACACCTGcgag accAGAGAACAGAGCAGGGAAACTTCACACAGCTGAGCCCGGGCGCAGTGGGAGGAGCAGGGGGAGGGGCCAGGGCGGAACATCAAGCTGCCATCAACAGTATGATGATGGAGAGGATGAGCACCGACATCTATGCCTTAAAGAAACAGTACACTCGTATCAAGAGACGACAGCAGCAACAGGCCATGCAACTGTACATACGCACAG AAAAATGTCCTGCAACTCGTGTCCTCGCCTCTCAGCTGAACCCGTCCAGCGCCGTCATCAACCACCTGCTGCTGGGTCGTAAACCACGCAGCAGACCCACATCCACCAGTCACAGCTCCCCCTGCAGGCAGCACTGGGGATCACTGCCCTCCCACGGCAGCAGACCTCCAGGAAACGGCAGCGGCGAGTCTGGGTCACCGTGGCGAGCTCATGTCCGGGTCCATCGCAGGAACGTGGCCCGGGCTCGAGCTCAGCTGGGATTTGAAGAttcagaggaaagagaggatgaaggtgaagaggaaaacaagaggaacgatgatgatgatctgaAGAAAGACGAGAGTGATGTCACCGTTTCTCCTTCTTCTGATCCTTCTGTTACTGGTTCAGTTTGTGAAGAAGCTCCTCAAGTTTctgatgaaacaaacacagcacaagtttcacaggttgtggtgaaattAGAGAACGAGTCGAAGCCAGAAACACAACCTTCAGTCCCTGAACCTCCAGCTCCTTCAGTCCCTGAACCTCCAGCTCCTTCACCTGCCGATGTTcctgcagctccttcagctGCCGAGgttcctgcagctcctccagctgccgatgttcctgcagctcctccagctgccgatgttcctgcagctcctccagctgccgatgttcctgcagctcctccagctgccgATGTTTCAGCAGGTGAAGATGCTGTAGATCTTCCTGCAGGTGAAGATGGATATGGTCCTTcagttcctcctccttcttcaaaCAGGCACAAAGAGTCAGACTCCTCAGCTTCCGAGAGAAACACCACCTCTTCACCTCCATCACTCCACTTCTCCGCCGCCTGcatcccttcttcttcttcctcctcctcctccatcctgagttcatctctctctcctgtcccCACATCACTTCCTTCTGGCTCCGTCTCTCCAACACCAGACCCtacctccttcctccctctctcgcttCCTGCTTCCTCCACCTTTTATAAAACCTCCTGTCCCtccactccctctctctgctccatctCCTCATCCTCTAAatctctcatctcctcctccccgTCCACGCCGGTGttaagctccacctcctccactcccaaacagcagcagctcttctcTCCGTTCCCAAGCGTGAAACAGCCCAGGAAGTCGCCGGCAGCGAGGAACCTCGGTCTTTACGGACCCACGTCCAGAACTCCCACCGTCCACTTCCCTCAGCTGAGCCGCAGCAGAGCGGCCGGAACCACGGGCAGGAGATGA
- the tbc1d30 gene encoding TBC1 domain family member 30 isoform X4 → MFLCHELSLQCVCAARTVLVGCGIICERKWACFSVLISESEIMRRCSRMMERSRRTDEERSGVDTRLKFTIEPSLGKNGFQQWYDALKAVARLHTGIPKEWRKRVWLTLADQYLHTISIDWEKTLRFAFNERSNPDDDSLGVQIVKDLHRTGCSSYCGQEGEQDRVVLKRVLLAFARWNKSVGYCQGFNVLAALILEVTEGDESDALKVMIYLIDKVLPESYFANNLRALSVDMAVFRDLLRLKLPRLSQHLHHLQKAANREAGGSYEPPLTNVFTMQWFLTMFATCLPSSTVLKIWDSVFFEGSEILFRVALAIWERLGERIEYCPTADDFYSTMGCLTQEMLEKNLVDPGELMQEVYSMAVFPFPQLSELREKYTYNITPFPTSVKPNGSSGVGSWESDDDDADMDDEDSVVTALGCLGPLGGLLAPELQRYHRHLRDQRTEQGNFTQLSPGAVGGAGGGARAEHQAAINSMMMERMSTDIYALKKQYTRIKRRQQQQAMQLYIRTGLGHEVPMSPGLLQEQMDKPRNSSDRYSDEKCPATRVLASQLNPSSAVINHLLLGRKPRSRPTSTSHSSPCRQHWGSLPSHGSRPPGNGSGESGSPWRAHVRVHRRNVARARAQLGFEDSEEREDEGEEENKRNDDDDLKKDESDVTVSPSSDPSVTGSVCEEAPQVSDETNTAQVSQVVVKLENESKPETQPSVPEPPAPSVPEPPAPSPADVPAAPSAAEVPAAPPAADVPAAPPAADVPAAPPAADVPAAPPAADVSAGEDAVDLPAGEDGYGPSVPPPSSNRHKESDSSASERNTTSSPPSLHFSAACIPSSSSSSSSILSSSLSPVPTSLPSGSVSPTPDPTSFLPLSLPASSTFYKTSCPSTPSLCSISSSSKSLISSSPSTPVLSSTSSTPKQQQLFSPFPSVKQPRKSPAARNLGLYGPTSRTPTVHFPQLSRSRAAGTTGRR, encoded by the exons atgtttctgtgtcacGAGCTCAGCCttcagtgtgtatgtgcagcGCGCACGGTGCTCGTGGGTTGTGGAATAATCTGTGAGCGGAAATGGGCGTGTTTTTCCGTGTTAATCTCTGAAAGCGAAATAATGCGACGCTGCAGCAGAATGATGGAGCGGAGCAGAAGAACAGACGAGGAACGTTCAG gtgttGACACCAGGTTGAAGTTTACCATCGAACCGTCGCTGGGAAAGAACGGATTCCAGCAG TGGTACGATGCCCTGAAAGCTGTGGCCAGACTTCATACTGGGATTCCAAAGGAATGGAGGAAGAGG GTTTGGCTCACACTCGCTGACCAGTATCTTCACACCATCTCCATCGACTGGGAAAAGACACTTCGCTTTGCCTTTAATGAGCGCAGCAACCCGGACGACGACTCCCTCGGCGTCCAAATCGTCAAG GACCTGCACAGGACTGGATGCAGTTCTTACTGTGGCCAGGAGGGGGAGCAGGACCGAGTGGTGCTGAAGAGGGTGTTGTTGGCGTTTGCTCGCTGGAATAAAAGTGTGGGTTATTGTCAAGGTTTTAACGTCCTGGCTGCATTAATACTGGAGGTGACGGAGGGAGACGAGAGTGACGCACTGAAG gtgaTGATTTACCTGATTGACAAAGTTCTGCCAGAAAGTTATTTTGCCAACAACCTACGAGCTTTatcag tgGACATGGCCGTGTTTCGGGACCTGCTGCGTCTCAAACTTCCCAGACTTTCCCAGCATCTCCATCACCttcaaaaagcagcaaacagaGAAGCTGGAG gcaGTTACGAGCCTCCTCTCACTAACGTGTTCACCATGCAGTGGTTCCTCACCATGTTCGCCACCTGCCTGCCTTCGTCCACAGTTCTCAAGATCTGGGACTCAGTCTTCTTTGAAGGTTCTGAGATTCTGTTTCGCGTCGCTCTCGCTATCTGGGAGCGACTGGGAGA GAGGATCGAGTACTGTCCCACAGCAGATGACTTCTACAGTACCATGGGTTGTTTGACTCAGGAAATGTTAGAGAAGAACCTCGTTGATCCAGGTGAACTCATGCAG GAAGTGTATTCCATGGCGGTGTTTCCTTTCCCTCAGTTGTCTGAGCTCAGAGAGAAATACACATACAACATCACTCCATTCCCCACATCTGTCAAACCCAATGGAAG CAGTGGTGTGGGCAGCTGggaaagtgatgatgatgatgctgacaTGGATGATGAAGACTCTGTGGTCACTGCTCTCGGGTGTTTGGGGCCACTGGGAGGTTTACTGGCCCCAGAGCTGCAGAGATACCACAGACACCTGcgag accAGAGAACAGAGCAGGGAAACTTCACACAGCTGAGCCCGGGCGCAGTGGGAGGAGCAGGGGGAGGGGCCAGGGCGGAACATCAAGCTGCCATCAACAGTATGATGATGGAGAGGATGAGCACCGACATCTATGCCTTAAAGAAACAGTACACTCGTATCAAGAGACGACAGCAGCAACAGGCCATGCAACTGTACATACGCACAG GACTTGGACATGAAGTTCCCATGAGTCCAGGACTTCTTCAGGAGCAGATGGACAAACCCAGGAACAGTTCTGACCGATACTCTGATG AAAAATGTCCTGCAACTCGTGTCCTCGCCTCTCAGCTGAACCCGTCCAGCGCCGTCATCAACCACCTGCTGCTGGGTCGTAAACCACGCAGCAGACCCACATCCACCAGTCACAGCTCCCCCTGCAGGCAGCACTGGGGATCACTGCCCTCCCACGGCAGCAGACCTCCAGGAAACGGCAGCGGCGAGTCTGGGTCACCGTGGCGAGCTCATGTCCGGGTCCATCGCAGGAACGTGGCCCGGGCTCGAGCTCAGCTGGGATTTGAAGAttcagaggaaagagaggatgaaggtgaagaggaaaacaagaggaacgatgatgatgatctgaAGAAAGACGAGAGTGATGTCACCGTTTCTCCTTCTTCTGATCCTTCTGTTACTGGTTCAGTTTGTGAAGAAGCTCCTCAAGTTTctgatgaaacaaacacagcacaagtttcacaggttgtggtgaaattAGAGAACGAGTCGAAGCCAGAAACACAACCTTCAGTCCCTGAACCTCCAGCTCCTTCAGTCCCTGAACCTCCAGCTCCTTCACCTGCCGATGTTcctgcagctccttcagctGCCGAGgttcctgcagctcctccagctgccgatgttcctgcagctcctccagctgccgatgttcctgcagctcctccagctgccgatgttcctgcagctcctccagctgccgATGTTTCAGCAGGTGAAGATGCTGTAGATCTTCCTGCAGGTGAAGATGGATATGGTCCTTcagttcctcctccttcttcaaaCAGGCACAAAGAGTCAGACTCCTCAGCTTCCGAGAGAAACACCACCTCTTCACCTCCATCACTCCACTTCTCCGCCGCCTGcatcccttcttcttcttcctcctcctcctccatcctgagttcatctctctctcctgtcccCACATCACTTCCTTCTGGCTCCGTCTCTCCAACACCAGACCCtacctccttcctccctctctcgcttCCTGCTTCCTCCACCTTTTATAAAACCTCCTGTCCCtccactccctctctctgctccatctCCTCATCCTCTAAatctctcatctcctcctccccgTCCACGCCGGTGttaagctccacctcctccactcccaaacagcagcagctcttctcTCCGTTCCCAAGCGTGAAACAGCCCAGGAAGTCGCCGGCAGCGAGGAACCTCGGTCTTTACGGACCCACGTCCAGAACTCCCACCGTCCACTTCCCTCAGCTGAGCCGCAGCAGAGCGGCCGGAACCACGGGCAGGAGATGA